DNA from Aquaspirillum sp. LM1:
TGCCCAGCGCCAGATGCTGCACGTCCTGGGTCATGCCGCTGCCTTCCATCACCCACACCAGCACCGGCACCAGAATCAGCCCGCCGCCCACGCCCAGCAGCCCGGCCAGAATGCCGGCCACCACGCCCATGCCGGCCAGCGCCAGCAACATTGTCCAGGTCATGTGTTGTCTCCGTTCAGGGGCGGCGCACCCGTTGCACGCCGTGTTCGGTCAGGATGGCGTCCAGACGTTGATCCCAGTCTTCCACTGGCACGCAGTCGAGTTTTTGCGCGCGATACGCCACGCCAATCAGCCGGGGGCAGCCAGGCCGGTGCGCCCAGCGTGCCAGCGTGCTGTCGTAAAAGCCGCCGCCCTGGCCCAGCCGGCGACCGGCGTCGTCAAACCCGAGCAAGGGCAGCAGCAGATGGGTGGCGTGCGCCAGCGGCACCCGTGGCCCCAGGCATTCGGCAATGCCGTAGCGGTTATTGCGCCAGCGCGGATGGGCGGTCAGTTCGGTGAAGGTCAGTTGCCGGCCTCGGGCCGGCACCACGGGCAACAGCACCCGACAGCCGCGCTGCAGCGCAGCGGCCAGCAGCGGGCGGGTGTCCAGCTCGCTGCCGCTGGTCAGGTAGGCGGCCAGGGTATGGCCGGGGCGCAGCCAGCGGCGGGCATGCCGGGCCACGGCCAGCGCCGCCTGACGGCGAAAGCGCGGCGACAGCGCCCGACGCCGACGCCGCAGCTCGGCGCGCAGCTCGGATTTGGCCACCGCAATGGCAGAGTCGGTCATGGGCAGGCCCTTTACTCGGCGTCAGAAAAACATAACGCCTTGTGTGGCAAGCCACACAAGGCGTTGAATGGGGTCCCCCGCGAATGCCGATCCGACCGGTCATCCTGAACCTTGCGGATCAGGGGGTCGCCGGCTTTGCACGTTGGGCACACCGGACTATGCGGCGCGACACGCTTGTGCAAGGGTGCTGGCAACCAGTTACCAACTATTGGTTCAAGGAATTTAAGCCGTTCCGAACACCGCAGGGGAAAAAGAACTGTGACGAACATCGGTTAAAACAAGCGATTTTGCTCCAACATTGCTTGATCGATGGTTTCGTTCATGGCCTCTATCTTACGCTGGATTTGCTCGATCTCCAAGCCCGATGTGTCGGCTTCGTATTCGCGCATCAGTTTCAGATAGTCGTGGGTGAGGTTCAGGGCAGCAATAATGGCAATTTTGTCCACCTCCACCACCCGGCCCACGTCGCGCACGGTCAGCATGCGCTGCTCCAGCAGGGCCACCGCCGCCACCAGCGATTCCTGCTCTTCCTGCGGACAGCCCACCGCAAAACGGCGGCCCAGCAGGCTGACTTCAATATGCACCTGACTCATGCGCTTCCTTCTGGCAGACGGGCAAGCAAATTCTCAATCCGCGCCCGGGTTTCCTCGACCTTGTATTTCAGGTCGCGGTTTTCCACCTCGCGCGCGGCCAGGGCGTCGCGCAACTGGTTATTGTCCAGGCGCAACTGTCGGCACAGCTCGGCAAGCTGCAGGATTTTACCGTGAAGAAGGTCGAGTTCAGCGTCCATGCATCGCACTATACGGCCCAGCCATGCAAGCGTCAAACCGGCGCTTTCAGCACCAGCGGCAGGCCGGCAGCCACCAGCGTCACCCGCTGGCAGCGCGCCGCCACGGCCTGATTCAGCCAGCCCAGTTCATCGACAAACCAGCGGGTCACCGCGCCCATCGGCACCACGCCCCAGCCAATTTCATTGCTGACCAGCACCAGCTCTCCCGGCAAATCGGGCAACGCCGCCAGCAATGCGTCGCGCTCGCGCTGCCAGCGCGCTTCGTCCGCGCCCTCTTCGGTTAAAAACCCGGCCAGCCACAGGGTCAGACAGTCCAGCAAAATCAGCCGCTCGGCGCTGGCGTTGGCCTGCAGCGCCGCCGCCAGGCTGGGCGGCTGTTCAATCAGCGCCCAGTGCGCCGGGCGGCGCGCCCGGTGAATGGCCACCCGCCGGGCAAACTCGGCATCGCCAACCTGGGCCGTGGCCAGGTAGCTGACCGGCCCCGGCCAGGCCAGCGCGGCGGCCTCGGCCAGCCGGCTTTTGCCACTGCGGGCACCGCCGATGAAAAACTGTGACATGACATCGCTTCCAGACAAAGCCATAGTATACGGGCTGGCCATTCAGGCATCCGGCCCGATTCACAGCGCTGCGAACCGGGCCGGATGCCAGCGATGAATGCGCAGTGATTCAAGCGGCCGCAGGAGTCGATGGTTTTTCCAGCACTTCCGTAGCAGAATCAGTGACCCGACTCATTCACCCCGCTTATTCGCCCTATCCATCCCACTTTTGCGACACCCTCGGCAAGCCGGAGCTTGCTGCCTCCTGGGTCAACGAGTGTGATGGCCAGACCATCTTGACTGTGGCATAGCCCGCCTCCCCGGTTTGCCAGTCAATATGCACGCCGCTGTTCCTGCTCATTTCCAACAGTGCAGCATGTTCCATGTCCCGAATCAGCGGGCTGAGCTCCGGGCAGCCCAATTCGGCAAACAAGCTGGCATAGAGGCAATGGCTCAGCGAAAACAGTACGCTGCCATCGTCGCGCTCACGCTCGACAAACGTCAGAACGCCATCCGCTTGATAGCTGTGCAGGAAAGCCCGCCAATATGCCAATACGCCCATTGCCGGATTTTCCAGCGTGGCCAGCAACTCGGCTGAAGGCCATAGCCAGTTCATTTCCATTGCCCCGGTATCTAAAAACATCTGGCGATACAAAGGTAGGGCCTGAGCCTGTCCCAGCACATCGCGCGCACTGCTGTAGCCAGCAGTAAACATGCTGATATCGCGGGTCAGCGGGGTATAAATGGCCGGACCCCGCTCGCGCACTTCAGCCAATTGGCGATGATGACGCTTCCAGCGCCACATGAAGCGGACAACAAAGCGGGCCAACCCCAGTGCGCCCAGCCGGGATTTGAGTGCGCGCCACAGAGCGGAGTCGAGTAAAAAAGTTTTTTGCAGCGGCATCATGCGTGGGTGCTGCACCGGCACGCTATACCAGTTCTGGCCAAAATGCGGCAACAAGCCAACCTCGCCCTGGCTCACCCGACTCCAGCCAAAATAACGCTGCTCACTGACCAAGGTAGCCAGGCTGGTGCGTTTGTAACACACCCCGTAGCTGGCAAGATCCTGTGTCAGCCACTGCCTGACGCTGGCAGGTAGGGTTTCCATCGAAAATACCCCAGCAGTGGCTGGCAGAGCTTGCGCCAGATAGGCATCAATCAGGGCGCAGGCGGTCAGCGCGGTCAGATCGTAAGACGAAATCACGCCATGTAGCACTAGCCCACGTTCGGGCGAATCGTCGGGGTACACCCAGACGCAGGTATCCGGGTCGGCGTCTTTGCGCTGCTTCATCGATTGTCCGCTGCGATAAAACATGCCAGCAAAAAAATCGCGCTGACGTGGGCTCAGACGCCAGCGCGCCAGTGTGCGGGCAAAGCGTTGCGTGAGGTACTGCACATGAAAACGGCTATCGAGATCGCGAATGGACTGAGCCTGGCGTGCGGCTAACGCAGCCAGCCCAGCGGCTTCCGGGCTGGAGTAGGGAATCAGTTCCAGCGCTTGGGCATGCCCCGGAAATTGAAACAGATGACGGCCATCACGCCAAGGCGTGGGAGCCGATTGCAGACGGTTGTCAAACCAGCCAGTGCAGCGACTGGAAAAATTGTCCAGCATGGCATACGGACTGGTTTTGCCACCGCCATAACCCGCCCCCATGTACAAACGGCAACGGTAAACGCCTGCGCTGGAGGCATGTTCGTCAGCCAGTTCCATCAGCATCAGTGATGACAAGCCTGGTGACAGCCCCATGCCAGTATAAATGCGCCGGCCTGCCGCGCAGGCCTGATCATGTAGCGCGTATACGCTTTGTGCGACATGGAGGTTATCGTTGATATCGACGCAATCCGCCCCGGCCTGCATGCACAAAGTGTGGATGCGCGCACCAAACGCTTCGGTTGGTCCCATGGCCAGCACCACCAGCGAATAGCCACGGAAGACGTGTCCGACCAGCTCTGGCCGGGTCAGATCCAGAGGCACATGCAAAATATCTGCCGGCAGCAGCCCGGCAGCAGCGGCAGTGCGCGAGGCATAGTGCAGGCGTAATTCCGGATGGCGGCGGCGCAAGGCATGCAGGATACGCCTGCCAGTTTCACCGGTACCCCCTACGACTAGAATGGTGTAACCAGAAGATGTAGCAAGAGAAGCAGAAGTATCCGTCATGGTGCAACTCCAGCAGTGGCAGGGTGGGGATAGCAGGTACTGGACAGGCTTTCAATCACACCAGCCTGCTGCAATAGTGCAAAAAACGCACTTGCCGGCACAGCCTCATGCAGCATTTGCACACCCGGCGCAGGCCGGTTGCCTGGTTCCAGTAGGTAACGGGCAGTAATTCCCAGCGTGACGCCAGTGGCTTGATAGGTATCCGCGACCATCAAATCACCAGTGAGACGTTCGCCGGTACGCAGTTTGGCCTCGACATGAATGGCATACAGTGGCGTACGGGTGCGCATGTCGTGCGCGGACGCCCGCGCCATCCAGCAGGCAGCCCGCGCCGTGCCGGCAGGCGTTCGGTACATGCGTAAGACCTTGGCCACCAGACCTACCATTGCCGCACGCGGCCCCAGATTGGCACCATACACTTTCAGACTATCCAACTGCAGTTGACGCCCCAGTCGACGCAGCTCTGCTGAATAAATCAGCATGGTGTTCTGTGAGCCCAAGGGGGCAGGAAATTCAGCGCGGGAAGCCGCTCGGCGCAGCCGCACCGGGCACAATGTGTCGTGCTTAAGGTAGCAAAAACCATGCTCCTGACCAAAATCACCTAGGCCATGGATAATGTCCCATGCCGAGCTTTCGCTCCAGGCATCCCGCCCCACGTAGTACACCGACAAAGCCTCAGTGTGATGACTGGCCTGATGTTGTTCCAGGACATGCAATGGGAAAATCCCGGACAAGCCCGGCAATAGCCCGACATTGATCACCAGAGGCACGGGGGCTGCCTCACGGGTTTGTCGGTGCTCCAGATGCTGCAATAAAGGGTCGTAGCCGCCGGCATCCACCAGAGGGACCCCAGCGGCCCAGCAAGCATCAGCCACCCTACTTCCCACCACGCCAGAAGGTCCCAGGCAGGAAACCACAAGGTCGACTTCAGCGCAGGCGCGCATCAGTGCCTCGGGCTGGAAGGCATCCAGCGTCAGGCAGCGCACACGGGCGCACTGTTCGGCAGTCCAGGCCTCAGGCAGCGGGCGCGGCGTACGCGCAACCAGCGTCAGAGCGTAACGACTGTGAGTCAGCAGGTAGTGCGCCACCTCGCTACCAACACGACCAAATCCACCCAGAATCATGATCCGGGCGGAAAAATGAGCTTCACGCATGGGCTAAAGTCACCTGTAATGCAAAGCATCATCTGAACTGGCACGGCAAACGCCCATAAGTTGAGAGAAGGGACGAAGGCGCGGCAAATGCAAGATGACGCTGTCTAGAGTTGTTGAAGCAGGCGGGCTGAGACAGCAAGGCGACCAGCCAGGCCTAGTGCGATAAAAATGACTGCCGATCGCGCCATCACCATTGCGGCATTGGCAAAGGAATGTGCTTGTGGCCAGCCCATCATCAAATAATAACAATTATCAGTCCACCCAAAGACGGCAAGTGTTGCCCGCTTCGGGAATTTTTTCCGCCACAGATAAAAAACTCCCGATCAGGGGAGGGGCTGACATCAACGGGTGGCACACTTCCTCACCCACCGGCTATTTTGTTTGTTGACCAACGGCATTGCCGGGGGTGTGTTTTTCTCAAACCTGTCTGGATTGCCCATGTCGTCTCGCTCGGCTTCTTCTTTATTGCTACCCTTGCTGGCTGCCCTGTACACCATGCAAGGCATGAATGTGGGCCTGGCGTTTGATGCGTATCCGGTGTTATTGCGCCATGCCGGGGTATCGCTGGAAACACTGTCCTTGTTGCCACTCGCCAGTCTGCCCTGGATTGTGAAATTTCTGTGGGCACCTCTGCTGGATAACTATTGGTCACCCCGGTTTGGCCGGCGCAAGAGCTGGATCATCCCTGCACAGTGCTTGCAGGGCTGCTTACTGGTGGTAATTGCCTTGCTACCTTTCAACACAGCCACCACTTCCATTCTGATGGTGGTGATTTTTGTTTCCTGCATGGTGGGCAGCACTCAAGACATTGCTACCGACGGGTTAGCCGCCGATCTGTCGCATGGCAAAACCCTGGTGAATGCCAATGCCGTGCAGGTAGGAGGACTGGCAGGCGGTATGCTGCTGGGTGGGCCGGGGGTATTGATGTGTTCGGAAGTGCTGGACAAAACTCAGGCCATTCTGCTGATGGCTGGTTTGGTCTGGGCTACAGTCGGCTGGCTGCTGCTGTGGTCAGAGCCTGCCGGACCACGCATTTCGCGCTCGCCGGCCCGTCTGCGGAAAACCTGGGAACGCAAGGGATTTATGCCTTTGTTCGCGCTGGCTTTGTTTGCGCCACTGGCCGGATCTATTCTATACAACCTGGTACGCATGATTTTGCTGGATGGTGGCCTGTCGATAAGCGAGGTTGGGGTACTCACCGGTATTGAGGGCTATGGCAGCGTGCTGATGGGAAGTGTGCTGGCGTCGTGGCTGCTGCTGCATGGACGATTGTTCTGGATGTTTCTGGTAGCCAGCGTACTGGTGTTGCTGGCCAGTCTGGGCTGGCTACTGTTGCTGCAACTCCCTGGTGCCTTGCACTCATGGTTACCGGTAGGATTGATTGCTACTACGGGACTAGGATTGGGCATCATCAATGTCAGTACATTCAAATTGCTGATGGACTATGTCCAGCGCGGAGATCAGGCGGCAACCGACTATGCCGTGTTTCAAAGCACGGGCTTGGGTTCGGACATCATGGCGTCGATGTTATCCACGGCAGTATCGGCTTGGCTGGGCTACACTGCTGGCGTGGCGCTCTCCACCCTGGCAGCCATCTGGCTGATCGTGGGTTGGTGGTTAATCGGGCGAGCATGGAGCATGCCAACACCACCTGAGGCCGTACACTGAGCCAAATCCCGCCTGTTCAGCCAGCTGGTGCATCCGGGTCGGGATGGACTAGCAAAGTGGTCAGGCGGATACCTGACCACTGATAACGCCCCCAGATCAATTGTCCGGCACGCCAGCGCGGGTGAATATCCTGCATCAGACGCAGACAAAACCAGCCCGCCTGCGCCGTCACCAGACGCGCCACCTGAAAATCCAGATAGCTGCGCACATCCGGAAACACTGCCTTGAACAGGCTTTCTTTGGCCGAAAACGCCAGCGTCAGCCAGCGTGCGGGATCTTCATCAGTGGGGCGCAGCTCTTGTTCTTGCGCATCCAGAATCATTTCTGCCAACGCTGGCTGCGCAGCATCATCGATCAAATCCTCCAAATCCACACCCAGCGCCAGCCTGTCGCCAATGTCATGCGCCACGGCAGCAATGGCATGCCCATGCCCACCTCGCCGGGTATGACTGATAGTGCCGCACACACCTACTGGCCAGCAGGGTTCCCGTTGCGCACCAACCGGCACAGACGTCCAGCCTCTCCCTGCTGCCAGCAGTGCATGTCCGGCACAGTAACGTCCAGCCAGAAACTCAGCCAGCCTGGCTGGTGCCGCACCGCGCAAAACGTCGGGCCGGGCAATATTGAGCAGGATAAACAGGTTCGGGTCAAAACGGGCAGGCTCAAAACGCGCTTCGCGCAGATGAATGCCAGCTGCCAGCAGAATGTCGCCAGACGTACGAATTGGTAGAGGGTGCAAGCAGGTGGCCAGAGCAGGCAGGTGATCAATGCCGAGTGCGTCCAGGCAGAACCGGTTGGGGTGGGGCATGGTGAACAGGTAATAAACGGAGCAGATGGCACACCACGCACAGACTACATGGCATGACGCCCGCCCACTACCCGTAAATGTCTGGAATCCCCCCGGAAAAGTTCTGTGCCAAGGCGATACCTGATGGAGATGGCAACAGGGCGCGGCACAACAGGAATCAACATAAAATAATGCCAAGAATTTATTTCACCGCACAACCTTAATTAAAAACCGGAATAGGGCGTTATCAGCCGGATTGGGGTGGCTATGGCGGGTGGGAGTCTCCTACATTTCAACATGTAATGATTATCAATAACCAATAAGCTCACGATCTATCGCCGATGCCAGCCAGAATGCCTCCTGCTCAGGCTGGGCAGGCCGATCAGCTTGTCAGCCACGGACAAGGCCCCACCATGGACGAGTATGCATTTATTCCGTTTCCTCCCGAGCATGTTCAACGCTACCAGCAGGCAGGTTACTGGCAACAGCAGACGCTAGGCCAGCAACTGCGCGACTGGGCCAGCCGGTTTGCCTCGCGCATTGCCGTGGTGGATGGTGAACAGCGCATCAGTTATCAAGCGCTGGATCAGCAAGTTGACCGCTTGAGCGCCAGCCTGCATGCGCTTGGAATTACCCAGGGCGACCGGGTGCTGGTGCAACTGCCCAACAGCCTGGCGTTTGTCAGCGTATGTTTTGCCCTGTTCCGTCTGGGTGCCTGGCCGATTCTGGCCATGCCATCGCAACGCAGCCATGATATCCAGGCGCTGTGTCATCTGGCTGAACCGGTGGCATATATTGCTCCGACCCGTTTTCTTGGCTTTGATTATCGCCCCTTGGCGGACGAGGTCAGTGCCCAGCATCCAGCCGTGCAGGTGTTCTTGCTCGATGCCGGACTTGACCCATTTTCCTGCTTTGCTCCCGCGCCGCCAGCTGCAGCAGATTGGCCTGAACCTGACCCATTTTCACCGGCCCTGCTCTTGCTTTCTGGCGGCACAACAGGCACCCCAAAGCTGATTCCGCGCACCCATGCCGACTATCTGTACAACGCGCAAACTATGGCGCAGTGTAGTGGAGTCAATTCACAGACGGTATACCTGGCCGCCCTGCCGGTTGCCCATAACTTCCCCTTGTCTTGCCCCGGCCTGCTGGGAGTCTGGCAAGCAGGCGGCTGCGTCGTCATGGCGCGCACGCCAGGTTTTGATGAGACATTTCCGCTGATCGCCCGCGAGCGGGTTACTTTGACAGCGCTGGTGCCGCCATTGGTCCAACTATGGGTCAGTGCTCGCGAATGGGACAATAGCGATCTGTCCAGCCTGGAAGTGCTGCAAGTCGGTGGCTCCCGGCTAGATCGCGGGCTAGCCGCGGCCATCACACCAGCGCTGGGTTGCCAGTTGCAACAAGTGTTTGGTATGGCCGAAGGGCTGATTTGTTGCACCCGACTGAATGACCCACTCCAGCAGGTGCTTCATACCCAGGGCCGGGCAATTTCACCACTGGATGAAGTGCGGATTGTTGACCCGGACACGGGCCTTCCGGTGCAGGAAGGTGAATGCGGAGAATTGCAGGTTCGCGGCCCTTACACTATCCAGGGCTATTACCGCGCCGCTGCGCACAATGCGCTGAGTTTCACTGCCGATGGCTTTTATCGTTCCGGCGACTGGGTGTGGCGCACGCCTGAAGGTAATCTGGTAGTGGAAGGGCGCATCAAGGAGCAAATCAACCGAGCGGGTGAAAAAATTGCCAGCGCCGAAGTAGAAGATGCGTTGAGTGGTTACCCTGGCATGAGCCAGTGCACGCTAGTTGGCGTCGCTGACGACAGCCTAGGTGAGCGCAGTTGCCTGTGTATGATTGCCGATGGCGAACCACCCTCACTGGGCGAAATCCAGCATGCACTGCAGGCCAAAGGTTTTCCCCGTTACAAGCAGCCAGATCAGTTGCTGTGCGTCAGATCTTGGCCACTGACGTCGGTGGGCAAGATTGACAAGCGCCAGTTGGCGCAATGGGCAACCCAGGCCTACGCTCAACCACAGGGCACTCCACCTGGCTACCACGAAATCGACTGCCCGATTGACAGTGATGTCTGGTCGTTGGCCACTCAATTGGCCAGCACCACCATGGCCAACACCTATGTGCTGTACGAACAGGGTGACACCTGCCTGCTTGCCCTGGATACGGCGGCCACCCTGACGGCCCTCCCCGATGTAGTGATGTATCAGCAGGCGGGAGAATCATGGCGCTACCCTGGCCCGCCCAGCCCTGAACAGCTCCATGCCGTATGCCAGCGCATTCCGTTGCGCGATTGGCGCCTCTATGGGTTAGGTCAGTTCGAACTGGCACATCTGTTCCATCAAACCGGCGTGGCGCTGGACCCCATGCAGCCTTTGCTGCAGTTGTTCATTCCCCAGCATGAGTTGCGAATCTCGCCAGGGTCAGTGCTGATTCGCAGCCTGGATGCTGATGCACTACCCATGCTGCAGCAGTGGGTGCAACGCAGTCAGACCACGTTGCGCAACCCGCAAGATACAGCGGTATCACCACTGGTGCTTGCCGAGGTATCCAGCCAGAACGCCGAGCATTACCAGCAGCAAGTTGCCAAGGCTGTTGCTGATATCCAGGCCGGAAATTACCAGAAAATCATCCTGTCCAGACAAGTCAGCGTGCCCGTGCCTGTTGATCTACCGGCCAGTTATCGGCTGGGGCGCCAGCACAATACCCCGGCACGTTCTTTTTTGGTGCAACTGCCCTCCGTACAGCTACTGGGCTTCAGTCCAGAAACGGTCGTGGAAGTCAGTGCCCAGCGGCAAGTGAGCACCCAGCCGTTGGCCGGAACCCGCTCACTGGGCCGAGACGCCCAGCACGAAGCAGAACTGCGTAAGGAACTGCTCAACGACACCAAGGAAATTGCCGAGCACGCCGTCTCAGTCAAGCTGGCTTGCGAGGAACTGGGCAGCATCTGCATCGAAGGTTCAGTGCATGTGCCCCAATTCATGCAGGTGTTGCGCCGAGGATCGGTACAACACCTAGCCTCGCGGGTGCATGGCCAGTTGCGCGATGAACTGAGCGCCTGGCATGCCTTTGCCGCACTGTTTCCTGCCGTGACAGCATCCGGCATTCCCAAGCAGCCGTCACTGCGCGCCATTGCCCAGTATGAAGGCCAGCCACGTGGCGCATACAGCGGCTGCATCATGCATCTTGACGCCAATGGCACGCTAGACGCTGCCTTGGTTTTACGAAGCCTGTATCAACAAAATGGTCACTGCTGGTTACAGGCCGGTGCCGGTATCGTCGACCAGTCTCGTCCAGCGCGTGAGCTGGAAGAAACCATTGAAAAACTCAGTTGTATTGCCCGTTATCTGGTGGCGCGCCCTACTCATCACGCCGCAGGCAGTGATTTTTCTTGCGAGATCTCGACATGTCAGTAACCTCCCACCCATCTCATTCCTCTCTGCCCAGTCCGCATGACTGGACGTTGGCGTCACTACGCGCCTATGTGCAATCGTGGCTTCCAGCCAGCCATCCCGGCCTGGAAGTGCAAGATAATCTGATTGAGCAAGGGCTGGACTCGCTGCACATCATGCGCATGGTCAGCCAATGGCGTAAAACTGGGCTCGCCCTGACCTTTGCGGCGCTGATTGAACAGCCATCCCTGCAAGCCTGGCTGGCACTGATCCAGCATGCTGCCCAGCAGCCTTCCTTGCCAGCACTTGCAACTGTTAGCATGGCAACAGCCGATCGCCAAACACCATTTGACCTGACCGATGTGCAATACAGCTACTGGGTAGGCCGAGGAGATGAACAGTGGCTAGGTGGCGTGGGCTGCCACGCCTACCTAGAAATTGACGGACAGTGGCTGAATGCTGAACGGCTGAATCAGGCATGGCACACCCTGCTTGTCCACCACCCCATGTTGCGAGCTCGGTTTACTGCCGAAGGCCAGCAGTGGATCCCTGACACCGTTGCACCACCACAACTGGAAATCAACGACCTGCAGGCGCTGGATTTGCAGGCGTGCGAGCACGCGCTGGGTCTTGTTCGCAACCGTCTGTCACACCGTCGACTTGATGTCACCCAAGGGCAGGTGATGGGGCTCACCCTGAGCTTGTTGCCCGATGGTCACTGCCGGCTGCATCTGGATATTGACTTGCTGGTGGCCGATGTCCAAAGCCTAAATATCGTCTTGCGCGACCTGGCCCGAGCCTATTCT
Protein-coding regions in this window:
- a CDS encoding 5-formyltetrahydrofolate cyclo-ligase — encoded protein: MTDSAIAVAKSELRAELRRRRRALSPRFRRQAALAVARHARRWLRPGHTLAAYLTSGSELDTRPLLAAALQRGCRVLLPVVPARGRQLTFTELTAHPRWRNNRYGIAECLGPRVPLAHATHLLLPLLGFDDAGRRLGQGGGFYDSTLARWAHRPGCPRLIGVAYRAQKLDCVPVEDWDQRLDAILTEHGVQRVRRP
- a CDS encoding cell division protein ZapA; translated protein: MSQVHIEVSLLGRRFAVGCPQEEQESLVAAVALLEQRMLTVRDVGRVVEVDKIAIIAALNLTHDYLKLMREYEADTSGLEIEQIQRKIEAMNETIDQAMLEQNRLF
- the cobU gene encoding bifunctional adenosylcobinamide kinase/adenosylcobinamide-phosphate guanylyltransferase, which produces MSQFFIGGARSGKSRLAEAAALAWPGPVSYLATAQVGDAEFARRVAIHRARRPAHWALIEQPPSLAAALQANASAERLILLDCLTLWLAGFLTEEGADEARWQRERDALLAALPDLPGELVLVSNEIGWGVVPMGAVTRWFVDELGWLNQAVAARCQRVTLVAAGLPLVLKAPV
- a CDS encoding saccharopine dehydrogenase NADP-binding domain-containing protein, encoding MTDTSASLATSSGYTILVVGGTGETGRRILHALRRRHPELRLHYASRTAAAAGLLPADILHVPLDLTRPELVGHVFRGYSLVVLAMGPTEAFGARIHTLCMQAGADCVDINDNLHVAQSVYALHDQACAAGRRIYTGMGLSPGLSSLMLMELADEHASSAGVYRCRLYMGAGYGGGKTSPYAMLDNFSSRCTGWFDNRLQSAPTPWRDGRHLFQFPGHAQALELIPYSSPEAAGLAALAARQAQSIRDLDSRFHVQYLTQRFARTLARWRLSPRQRDFFAGMFYRSGQSMKQRKDADPDTCVWVYPDDSPERGLVLHGVISSYDLTALTACALIDAYLAQALPATAGVFSMETLPASVRQWLTQDLASYGVCYKRTSLATLVSEQRYFGWSRVSQGEVGLLPHFGQNWYSVPVQHPRMMPLQKTFLLDSALWRALKSRLGALGLARFVVRFMWRWKRHHRQLAEVRERGPAIYTPLTRDISMFTAGYSSARDVLGQAQALPLYRQMFLDTGAMEMNWLWPSAELLATLENPAMGVLAYWRAFLHSYQADGVLTFVERERDDGSVLFSLSHCLYASLFAELGCPELSPLIRDMEHAALLEMSRNSGVHIDWQTGEAGYATVKMVWPSHSLTQEAASSGLPRVSQKWDG
- a CDS encoding saccharopine dehydrogenase NADP-binding domain-containing protein, producing MREAHFSARIMILGGFGRVGSEVAHYLLTHSRYALTLVARTPRPLPEAWTAEQCARVRCLTLDAFQPEALMRACAEVDLVVSCLGPSGVVGSRVADACWAAGVPLVDAGGYDPLLQHLEHRQTREAAPVPLVINVGLLPGLSGIFPLHVLEQHQASHHTEALSVYYVGRDAWSESSAWDIIHGLGDFGQEHGFCYLKHDTLCPVRLRRAASRAEFPAPLGSQNTMLIYSAELRRLGRQLQLDSLKVYGANLGPRAAMVGLVAKVLRMYRTPAGTARAACWMARASAHDMRTRTPLYAIHVEAKLRTGERLTGDLMVADTYQATGVTLGITARYLLEPGNRPAPGVQMLHEAVPASAFFALLQQAGVIESLSSTCYPHPATAGVAP
- a CDS encoding MFS transporter; this encodes MSSRSASSLLLPLLAALYTMQGMNVGLAFDAYPVLLRHAGVSLETLSLLPLASLPWIVKFLWAPLLDNYWSPRFGRRKSWIIPAQCLQGCLLVVIALLPFNTATTSILMVVIFVSCMVGSTQDIATDGLAADLSHGKTLVNANAVQVGGLAGGMLLGGPGVLMCSEVLDKTQAILLMAGLVWATVGWLLLWSEPAGPRISRSPARLRKTWERKGFMPLFALALFAPLAGSILYNLVRMILLDGGLSISEVGVLTGIEGYGSVLMGSVLASWLLLHGRLFWMFLVASVLVLLASLGWLLLLQLPGALHSWLPVGLIATTGLGLGIINVSTFKLLMDYVQRGDQAATDYAVFQSTGLGSDIMASMLSTAVSAWLGYTAGVALSTLAAIWLIVGWWLIGRAWSMPTPPEAVH
- a CDS encoding 4'-phosphopantetheinyl transferase, whose amino-acid sequence is MALFYVDSCCAAPCCHLHQVSPWHRTFPGGFQTFTGSGRASCHVVCAWCAICSVYYLFTMPHPNRFCLDALGIDHLPALATCLHPLPIRTSGDILLAAGIHLREARFEPARFDPNLFILLNIARPDVLRGAAPARLAEFLAGRYCAGHALLAAGRGWTSVPVGAQREPCWPVGVCGTISHTRRGGHGHAIAAVAHDIGDRLALGVDLEDLIDDAAQPALAEMILDAQEQELRPTDEDPARWLTLAFSAKESLFKAVFPDVRSYLDFQVARLVTAQAGWFCLRLMQDIHPRWRAGQLIWGRYQWSGIRLTTLLVHPDPDAPAG
- a CDS encoding salicylate synthase, which gives rise to MDEYAFIPFPPEHVQRYQQAGYWQQQTLGQQLRDWASRFASRIAVVDGEQRISYQALDQQVDRLSASLHALGITQGDRVLVQLPNSLAFVSVCFALFRLGAWPILAMPSQRSHDIQALCHLAEPVAYIAPTRFLGFDYRPLADEVSAQHPAVQVFLLDAGLDPFSCFAPAPPAAADWPEPDPFSPALLLLSGGTTGTPKLIPRTHADYLYNAQTMAQCSGVNSQTVYLAALPVAHNFPLSCPGLLGVWQAGGCVVMARTPGFDETFPLIARERVTLTALVPPLVQLWVSAREWDNSDLSSLEVLQVGGSRLDRGLAAAITPALGCQLQQVFGMAEGLICCTRLNDPLQQVLHTQGRAISPLDEVRIVDPDTGLPVQEGECGELQVRGPYTIQGYYRAAAHNALSFTADGFYRSGDWVWRTPEGNLVVEGRIKEQINRAGEKIASAEVEDALSGYPGMSQCTLVGVADDSLGERSCLCMIADGEPPSLGEIQHALQAKGFPRYKQPDQLLCVRSWPLTSVGKIDKRQLAQWATQAYAQPQGTPPGYHEIDCPIDSDVWSLATQLASTTMANTYVLYEQGDTCLLALDTAATLTALPDVVMYQQAGESWRYPGPPSPEQLHAVCQRIPLRDWRLYGLGQFELAHLFHQTGVALDPMQPLLQLFIPQHELRISPGSVLIRSLDADALPMLQQWVQRSQTTLRNPQDTAVSPLVLAEVSSQNAEHYQQQVAKAVADIQAGNYQKIILSRQVSVPVPVDLPASYRLGRQHNTPARSFLVQLPSVQLLGFSPETVVEVSAQRQVSTQPLAGTRSLGRDAQHEAELRKELLNDTKEIAEHAVSVKLACEELGSICIEGSVHVPQFMQVLRRGSVQHLASRVHGQLRDELSAWHAFAALFPAVTASGIPKQPSLRAIAQYEGQPRGAYSGCIMHLDANGTLDAALVLRSLYQQNGHCWLQAGAGIVDQSRPARELEETIEKLSCIARYLVARPTHHAAGSDFSCEISTCQ